The Rhodococcus triatomae genome includes a window with the following:
- a CDS encoding SDR family oxidoreductase: MTETPTLLQDKVVVLSGVGPGLGRTLAVRCAESGAAVVLAARTKERLDEVVAEITASGGRAVAVPTDITDRSSAENLVREAIDAFGRVDVLVNNAFSVPSMKPLADTDFDRIRASFELTVLGALRLTQLFTPALAESRGAVVDISSMVIRHSQQRYGSYKIAKSALLAQSQSLASELGGHGIRVNSVAPGYIWGETLKGYFAHQAGKYGTTVEQIYEATAANTDLGRLPTTEEVADAVLFLASPLASGITGQCLDVNCGEFHH; encoded by the coding sequence ATGACCGAGACGCCGACACTCCTGCAGGACAAGGTGGTCGTCCTCTCCGGGGTCGGGCCGGGGCTGGGCCGCACGCTCGCGGTCCGCTGCGCCGAGTCCGGGGCTGCGGTCGTGCTCGCCGCGCGGACGAAGGAACGCCTCGACGAGGTCGTCGCGGAGATCACCGCATCCGGGGGGCGTGCGGTCGCCGTTCCGACCGACATCACCGATCGGTCCTCGGCCGAGAACCTCGTCCGGGAGGCGATCGACGCTTTCGGACGAGTCGACGTACTGGTCAACAACGCCTTCTCCGTACCGTCGATGAAGCCGCTCGCGGACACCGACTTCGACCGCATCCGGGCGAGCTTCGAACTCACCGTGCTCGGTGCCCTGCGGCTCACCCAGTTGTTCACTCCGGCACTCGCCGAATCACGGGGCGCGGTCGTCGACATCAGTTCGATGGTGATTCGACACTCGCAGCAGCGATACGGCAGCTACAAGATCGCCAAATCGGCCCTGCTCGCACAGTCCCAGTCCCTCGCATCGGAACTGGGCGGCCACGGCATCCGAGTCAACTCCGTGGCACCGGGATACATCTGGGGCGAGACGCTGAAGGGCTACTTCGCACACCAGGCCGGCAAGTACGGCACCACCGTCGAGCAGATCTACGAGGCGACGGCCGCGAACACCGACCTGGGGCGGCTTCCCACCACCGAGGAGGTCGCCGACGCCGTGCTCTTCCTCGCGTCTCCGCTCGCGAGTGGGATCACCGGGCAGTGCCTGGACGTGAACTGCGGCGAGTTCCATCACTGA